Proteins encoded within one genomic window of Halomonas sp. YLGW01:
- a CDS encoding ribonucleoside-diphosphate reductase subunit alpha yields MDTTLSPGHSSVNVTAPQQLRVIKRNGDVASFDASKIAVAMSKAFIAVEGDNAEASSRIRDFVTQASDAICDAFLRRMPDGGTLHIEDIQDQVELALMRAGEQKVARAYVLYREEHARARAAAGDDIQKPHPSLNVTLPDGSLRPLDLGRIETLVYEACSDLPNTEPQKIVDDSVRNLYDGVSADGVSQALTMTARTLVEKDPSYTYVTARLLQDNIRREALSFLGVAEEATYSDMAELYAPAFKAYIEKGIEFEQLDEALAEFDLERLAAALDHTRDNAFTYLGLQTLYDRYFIHRDEVRYELPQVMFMRVAMGLSLNEDDREARAIEFYELLSSFDYMASTPTLFNSGTQRSQLSSCYLTTVPDNLDGIYSAIRDNAMLSKWAGGLGNDWTPVRALGSYIKGTNGKSQGVVPFLKVVNDTAVAVNQGGKRKGAVCAYLESWHLDVEEFLELRKNTGDDRRRTHDMNTANWVPDLFMKRVFDDQEWTLFSPATCPDLHDLFGAAFEKRYQEYEEMTRNGQLKLFKRVKAKDLWRKMLSMLFETGHPWITFKDPCNLRSPQQHAGVVHSSNLCTEITLNTSVDEIAVCNLGSVNLAQHMTDGELDNEKLKKTVRTAVRMLDNVIDINYYAVPQAKNSNFKHRPVGLGIMGFQDALYAHGIAYASEEAVDFADRSMELVSYHAIEASSDLAAERGQYQSYEGSLWSQGILPIDSIEKLKAERGEKYIEVDTSQTQDWERIREKLADQGMRNSNVMAIAPTATISNICGVSQSIEPTYQNLFVKSNLSGEFTVVNSYMVNDLKERGLWDEVMINDLKYYDGSVQPIDRVPADLKAKYATAFEVEPKWLVEAASRRQKWIDQAQSLNLYIQGVSGKKLDVTYRMAWFRGLKTTYYLRALGATSVEKSTVDRGNLNAVGNGSAPAPQPEAAPAPAAQPEARGIEDFLTGKSGSGSRAPSAGEIDDLGCEACQ; encoded by the coding sequence ATGGATACTACGCTTTCCCCCGGCCACTCGTCCGTCAACGTGACCGCCCCCCAGCAACTGCGGGTGATCAAGCGCAACGGCGATGTCGCCTCCTTCGATGCCAGCAAGATCGCCGTCGCCATGTCCAAGGCGTTCATCGCCGTGGAAGGCGACAACGCCGAGGCCTCCTCGCGCATCCGCGATTTCGTGACCCAGGCCTCCGACGCCATCTGCGACGCCTTCCTGCGTCGCATGCCCGATGGCGGCACCCTGCACATCGAAGATATCCAGGACCAGGTCGAACTGGCGCTGATGCGCGCCGGCGAGCAGAAGGTCGCCCGTGCCTACGTGCTCTATCGCGAGGAGCATGCCCGCGCCCGCGCCGCCGCCGGTGATGATATCCAGAAGCCCCACCCGAGCCTCAACGTGACCCTGCCCGATGGCAGCCTGCGTCCGCTGGACCTGGGCCGCATCGAGACGCTGGTCTATGAGGCCTGCTCGGATCTGCCCAACACCGAGCCGCAGAAGATCGTCGATGACTCGGTGCGCAACCTCTATGACGGCGTCAGCGCCGACGGTGTCTCCCAGGCGCTGACGATGACCGCGCGCACCCTGGTCGAGAAGGACCCGAGCTACACCTACGTCACCGCTCGCCTTTTGCAGGACAACATCCGCCGCGAGGCGCTGTCCTTCCTGGGCGTGGCCGAGGAAGCCACCTACAGCGACATGGCCGAGCTCTATGCGCCGGCCTTCAAGGCCTACATCGAGAAGGGCATCGAATTCGAGCAGCTCGACGAGGCGCTGGCCGAGTTCGACCTGGAGCGCCTGGCCGCGGCGCTGGATCACACCCGCGACAACGCCTTCACCTATCTGGGCCTGCAGACCCTCTACGACCGCTACTTCATCCACCGTGACGAGGTGCGCTACGAGCTGCCCCAGGTGATGTTCATGCGCGTCGCCATGGGCCTTTCGCTCAACGAGGACGACCGCGAGGCGCGGGCCATCGAGTTCTACGAGCTGCTCTCCAGCTTCGACTACATGGCCTCCACGCCGACCCTGTTCAACTCCGGCACCCAGCGCAGCCAGCTCTCCAGCTGCTACCTGACCACCGTGCCCGACAACCTGGACGGCATCTACAGCGCCATCCGCGACAACGCCATGCTCTCCAAGTGGGCCGGCGGTCTCGGCAACGACTGGACACCGGTGCGCGCGCTGGGCTCCTACATCAAGGGCACCAACGGCAAGTCCCAGGGCGTCGTGCCCTTCCTCAAGGTGGTCAACGACACCGCCGTGGCCGTCAACCAGGGCGGCAAGCGCAAGGGCGCCGTCTGTGCCTACCTCGAATCCTGGCACCTGGACGTCGAGGAATTCCTCGAGCTGCGCAAGAACACCGGTGACGACCGTCGCCGTACCCATGACATGAACACCGCCAACTGGGTGCCGGACCTGTTCATGAAGCGGGTCTTCGACGACCAGGAGTGGACGCTGTTCTCGCCGGCCACCTGCCCGGACCTGCACGACCTGTTCGGCGCGGCTTTCGAGAAGCGCTACCAGGAATACGAGGAGATGACCCGCAACGGTCAGCTCAAGCTCTTCAAGCGGGTCAAGGCCAAGGACCTGTGGCGCAAGATGCTCTCGATGCTGTTCGAGACAGGCCACCCGTGGATCACCTTCAAGGATCCGTGCAACCTGCGCAGCCCGCAGCAGCATGCCGGCGTGGTGCACAGTTCCAACCTGTGCACCGAGATCACCCTGAACACCAGCGTCGACGAGATCGCGGTGTGCAACCTGGGCTCGGTCAACCTCGCGCAGCACATGACCGACGGCGAGCTCGACAACGAGAAGCTGAAGAAGACCGTGCGCACCGCGGTGCGGATGCTCGATAACGTCATCGACATCAACTACTACGCGGTGCCGCAGGCCAAGAACTCGAACTTCAAGCACCGCCCGGTGGGCCTCGGCATCATGGGCTTCCAGGATGCCCTGTACGCCCACGGCATCGCCTACGCCTCCGAGGAAGCCGTCGATTTCGCCGACCGTTCCATGGAGCTGGTCAGCTACCACGCCATCGAGGCCTCCAGTGACCTCGCCGCCGAGCGCGGTCAGTACCAGAGCTATGAAGGCTCGCTGTGGAGCCAGGGCATCCTGCCGATCGATTCCATCGAGAAGCTCAAGGCCGAGCGCGGCGAGAAGTACATCGAGGTCGACACCTCACAGACCCAGGACTGGGAGCGTATCCGCGAGAAGCTGGCCGATCAGGGCATGCGCAACTCCAACGTGATGGCGATCGCCCCGACCGCGACCATCTCCAACATCTGCGGCGTGTCGCAGTCGATCGAGCCGACGTATCAGAACCTGTTCGTGAAATCGAACCTGTCCGGCGAGTTCACGGTGGTCAACTCCTACATGGTCAACGACCTCAAGGAGCGCGGCCTGTGGGACGAGGTGATGATCAACGACCTCAAGTACTATGACGGCAGCGTGCAGCCGATCGACCGCGTGCCGGCCGATCTCAAGGCCAAGTACGCCACCGCCTTCGAGGTCGAGCCCAAGTGGCTGGTGGAAGCCGCCTCGCGTCGCCAGAAGTGGATCGACCAGGCCCAGTCGCTGAACCTGTACATCCAGGGCGTATCCGGCAAGAAGCTCGACGTGACCTATCGCATGGCCTGGTTCCGCGGTCTCAAGACCACCTACTACCTCCGTGCGCTGGGCGCCACCTCGGTCGAGAAGTCCACCGTCGATCGCGGCAACCTCAACGCCGTCGGTAACGGCAGCGCCCCGGCACCGCAGCCCGAGGCGGCTCCGGCCCCGGCTGCTCAGCCGGAAGCTCGCGGCATCGAGGACTTCCTGACCGGCAAGAGCGGCAGCGGCTCCCGCGCCCCCTCCGCCGGCGAGATCGATGACCTGGGCTGTGAGGCCTGCCAGTAA
- a CDS encoding LysR family transcriptional regulator — MLELRHLRTLIALRDAGSLVEAAERVHLTQSALSHQLKDLEERLGNPLFLRKTRPVEFTRAGQRLLALAEQTLPEVRRAERDLARLAGDERGRLHMAIECHSCFQWLMPTIDHFRDHWPEVEVDIPSGHNFDPLPALAREQLDLVITADPQPLPGVHYEPLFRYEGLLAVAKQHHLAGKAWAGPEELAEETLITYPVEHARLDVFTQFLDPAGIRPREIRTAELTIMMMQLVASGRGVCALPSWALTEYLERDYVRGVALGEQGMWSTLFAAIREDSRDAPWMEDFLRTARETSFAVLEGIKPA, encoded by the coding sequence ATGCTGGAACTCCGTCACCTCCGTACCCTGATTGCCCTGCGTGATGCCGGCTCGCTGGTGGAGGCCGCCGAGCGCGTTCACCTGACCCAGTCGGCACTGTCCCATCAGCTCAAGGATCTCGAGGAGCGCCTGGGCAACCCTCTGTTCCTGCGCAAGACCCGGCCGGTGGAGTTCACCCGTGCCGGTCAGCGCCTGCTGGCGCTGGCCGAGCAGACCCTGCCCGAGGTCCGCCGGGCCGAGCGGGACCTGGCGAGGCTAGCCGGCGACGAGCGCGGCCGGCTGCACATGGCCATCGAGTGTCACAGCTGCTTCCAGTGGCTGATGCCGACCATCGACCACTTCCGCGATCACTGGCCCGAGGTCGAGGTCGATATCCCCAGCGGTCACAACTTCGATCCGCTGCCGGCGCTGGCCCGAGAGCAGCTCGACCTGGTGATCACCGCCGATCCCCAGCCGCTGCCTGGGGTGCACTACGAGCCGCTGTTTCGCTACGAGGGCCTGCTGGCGGTGGCCAAGCAGCACCACCTGGCCGGCAAGGCCTGGGCCGGGCCCGAGGAGCTGGCCGAGGAGACCCTTATCACCTATCCGGTGGAGCATGCGCGGCTGGATGTCTTCACCCAGTTCCTCGATCCGGCCGGGATCCGCCCCCGGGAGATCCGTACCGCCGAGCTGACCATCATGATGATGCAGCTGGTCGCCAGCGGACGAGGCGTCTGCGCGCTGCCGAGCTGGGCGCTGACCGAATACCTGGAACGGGACTATGTGCGTGGCGTGGCGCTGGGGGAACAAGGCATGTGGAGCACGCTGTTCGCGGCGATCCGCGAGGACAGCCGCGACGCGCCCTGGATGGAAGACTTTCTGCGCACCGCGCGGGAGACCTCGTTCGCGGTGCTGGAGGGCATCAAGCCGGCGTGA
- a CDS encoding ATP-binding protein, which translates to MVFSRLLPRPLTDSAFLRVYVWLALALVLTFALALSTFALVDKVRHDHYREQLAEAPMTLLAAQLGELPPSRRDAWLARMSEQLAMTLSLHDRRNYPLNFFQRASLETGRTLVDERDGQGWRLFRQLPGEPWLLRAELDSLSEHQLLGLARQLGEWLAEVEGAARRERLERLQSPVIQARLTEAPPEDLPPAQLDRLGDTEVVIRLLPQRWALSMYLRLPAADGRIQWVEVGPLAAFEPMSMALSLSLLVAMLGVLAAIIYLIVRGVESRMARLEQAATRIACGHLNTRVKVESGDFLGRVGMAFNGMASQVQSLLRAQQEMIRAVSHELRTPVARIRFAVQMVEDMTDSAPVKRQLSGIDGDIEELDGLIDEILTYAKLGNDHAQGVPQEAERVDCRELADNVVEALAPLHANLRFRVMPGPPVEVVADPRYLQRALQNLVANACRHANGEVRLTLSEDGQVARLDVEDDGPGVPVTEREEIFKPFARLDDSRTRRSGGYGLGLSIVHKVMLWHGGSVMIDDSPDLGGARFSLLLPLKQAGVTPA; encoded by the coding sequence ATGGTGTTCTCCCGCCTGTTGCCGCGGCCGCTGACCGACAGCGCCTTCCTGCGCGTCTACGTGTGGCTGGCGCTGGCGCTGGTGCTGACTTTCGCCCTGGCCCTGTCGACCTTTGCCCTGGTCGACAAGGTCCGCCACGATCACTACCGCGAGCAGCTGGCCGAGGCGCCGATGACGCTGTTGGCCGCCCAGCTCGGCGAGCTGCCGCCGTCGCGGCGGGACGCCTGGCTGGCGCGCATGAGCGAGCAGCTGGCGATGACGCTGAGTCTGCATGATCGCCGCAATTACCCGCTCAACTTCTTTCAGCGTGCCAGCCTCGAGACCGGCCGCACCCTGGTCGATGAGCGCGATGGCCAGGGCTGGCGGCTGTTTCGTCAGCTGCCCGGTGAGCCTTGGTTGTTGCGGGCCGAGCTCGACAGTCTCTCCGAGCATCAGCTGCTGGGCCTGGCCCGCCAGCTGGGGGAGTGGCTGGCCGAGGTCGAGGGGGCGGCGCGCCGTGAGCGGTTGGAGCGACTCCAGAGCCCGGTGATTCAGGCCCGCCTCACCGAGGCGCCTCCCGAGGACCTGCCGCCTGCCCAGCTGGACCGGCTGGGCGACACCGAGGTGGTGATTCGCCTGCTGCCCCAGCGCTGGGCCCTGTCGATGTACCTGCGCCTGCCCGCCGCCGACGGTCGCATCCAGTGGGTCGAGGTGGGACCGCTGGCGGCCTTCGAGCCGATGTCGATGGCGCTGTCGCTGTCGCTGCTGGTGGCCATGCTGGGCGTACTGGCGGCCATCATCTACCTGATCGTGCGGGGGGTGGAGTCGCGCATGGCACGCCTGGAGCAGGCCGCCACCCGTATTGCCTGTGGTCATCTGAACACCCGCGTCAAGGTCGAGAGTGGCGACTTCCTGGGACGGGTCGGCATGGCCTTCAACGGCATGGCATCGCAGGTGCAGTCGCTGCTGCGGGCGCAGCAGGAGATGATCCGAGCGGTCTCCCACGAGCTGCGCACCCCGGTGGCGCGGATTCGCTTCGCCGTACAGATGGTCGAGGACATGACCGACAGCGCACCGGTGAAGCGTCAGCTTTCCGGTATCGACGGCGACATCGAGGAGCTCGACGGCCTGATCGACGAGATCCTGACCTACGCCAAGCTCGGCAACGACCACGCCCAGGGCGTGCCGCAGGAGGCCGAGCGGGTCGACTGTCGGGAACTGGCCGATAACGTGGTCGAGGCCCTGGCGCCCCTGCATGCCAACCTGCGGTTTCGGGTGATGCCGGGCCCGCCGGTGGAGGTGGTGGCCGATCCTCGCTACCTGCAGCGGGCGCTGCAGAATCTGGTCGCCAACGCCTGCCGGCATGCCAATGGTGAGGTCCGGCTGACCCTTAGCGAGGACGGCCAGGTGGCCCGGCTGGACGTCGAGGATGACGGCCCCGGCGTGCCGGTCACCGAGCGTGAGGAGATCTTCAAGCCCTTCGCGCGGCTCGACGACAGCCGCACCCGGCGCTCCGGCGGCTATGGCCTGGGCCTGTCGATCGTTCACAAGGTGATGCTCTGGCACGGTGGCAGCGTGATGATCGATGACAGCCCCGATCTGGGCGGCGCGCGCTTCAGCCTGCTGCTGCCCCTCAAGCAGGCCGGCGTCACGCCGGCTTGA
- a CDS encoding winged helix-turn-helix domain-containing protein: MIDAVTGCQRGASESVSSNDHDHVLIIEDDERLADLTRDYLEANGFAVTVEADGARGVDRIVELQPDLVILDLMLPGEDGLSICRRARPDYDGPILMLTARTDDMDQVLGLEMGADDYVPKPVQPRVLLARMRALMRRADVSVPAGEGRLSFTDLEIDSATREAWLDGERIDLTSAEFDLLWLLASNAGRVLTREEIFSQLRGIKYDGQDRSIDVRVSRIRPKVGDDPNQPHRIKTVRSKGYLFVKDS, from the coding sequence ATGATAGATGCGGTAACCGGATGTCAACGAGGAGCGAGCGAGAGCGTGTCAAGCAATGACCATGATCATGTGCTGATCATCGAGGACGACGAGCGGCTCGCGGACCTCACGCGAGACTATCTTGAGGCCAACGGCTTCGCTGTGACGGTGGAGGCCGATGGGGCTCGGGGGGTCGACAGGATCGTCGAGCTGCAGCCGGACCTGGTGATCCTCGATCTGATGCTGCCCGGCGAGGACGGCCTGTCGATCTGCCGCCGCGCCCGGCCGGACTACGATGGCCCGATCCTGATGCTGACGGCCCGCACCGATGACATGGATCAGGTGCTGGGGCTCGAGATGGGCGCCGACGATTACGTGCCCAAGCCGGTGCAGCCGCGGGTGCTGCTGGCCCGCATGCGGGCCCTGATGCGCCGGGCCGATGTCAGCGTGCCGGCCGGGGAGGGGCGCCTGAGCTTCACTGACCTGGAGATCGACAGCGCCACCCGTGAAGCCTGGCTCGACGGCGAGCGTATCGACCTGACCAGCGCCGAATTCGACCTGCTGTGGCTGCTGGCCAGCAATGCCGGCCGGGTGTTGACCCGTGAGGAGATCTTCTCGCAGCTGCGCGGGATCAAGTACGACGGCCAGGACCGTTCCATCGACGTGCGGGTCTCGCGCATCCGTCCCAAGGTCGGCGACGATCCCAACCAGCCGCACCGCATCAAGACCGTCCGCAGCAAGGGTTACCTGTTCGTCAAGGATAGTTGA
- a CDS encoding bifunctional diguanylate cyclase/phosphodiesterase: protein MDLNNRALLRQAGLLVLLTISLMLALIGLLEALLPSAPLPPRLQASLVGSLLLLLATLVLGVLCETSAWRGRLRSPLARGGGVTALLLGAMALASLPVPGVAGQASPIIGLGVFLLGSVLLGVPARGAALPPLRPATLVVSAVGIGFSIALWCLTRWSLHLQRGDVAAEFAAFTGLVEVLPAGIGLLGFGLTYLWIVSLALMDIRAAQTRALANSEQRFRSLFTQNPDAVLSMDLDGIHRSVNPATQAIIGVEAKAILGRSLEQVLSPEAVSRQDLAWVATAFEAAKSGQVQHYALDFRPLGQANKCLDVRLLPIVIEGKVEGVYGIIKDVTQHQRDLERLHVLERSLEASSNGVIIFEATRGGYSVVYVNPAFTRVTGYPAEEVLGRSSTFLEGPETDPHQAVQIQAALDRGEGLTIVIRHYRRDGRPFWNQLFISPVHDERGQVTHFIGIMDDITERKDQEARLAHHANHDALTGLANRALLHDRLQQGLALARRHGQVLAVLFIDLDEFKPINDSLGHAIGDQLLISVTRCLSRGLRPSDTLARLGGDEFVLLLPDLHEPSEASRVAERLLRALEAPHRVRGHELYLSASIGISVCDDAGEAQVGQLIQQADMAMYEAKQQGRNTYHRFSADLDSRLSQRVILRNELQEAITQGQLTLHYQPLLDAAGRVHGLEALVRWQHPTKGAISPGDFIYLAEETGQIVPLSQWVMGQVCRDALELLARGLLPGRVAVNLSTLEFHRADFLAGLRATLEASGLSPAYLELELTENMLMRDTEAASELMHALHELGVSTAIDDFGTGFSSLSHLRYLPMDKIKIDRSFICDVTDNTRDAAVCQSVITLAKELELRVVAEGIETTAQHDYLARHGCELFQGYLLARPMPLGRLIPWLSERRVPA from the coding sequence ATGGACTTGAATAATCGAGCCCTGTTGCGTCAGGCCGGCCTGCTGGTGCTGCTGACCATCAGCCTGATGCTCGCCCTGATCGGGCTGCTGGAGGCCCTACTGCCATCTGCGCCCCTGCCGCCCCGGCTGCAGGCCTCTCTGGTCGGCAGCCTGTTGCTGTTGCTGGCCACCCTGGTGCTGGGCGTTCTCTGCGAGACCTCGGCCTGGCGGGGGAGATTGCGTTCGCCCTTGGCGCGAGGGGGCGGGGTGACGGCGCTGCTGCTCGGAGCGATGGCGCTGGCGTCCCTGCCAGTGCCCGGCGTCGCCGGCCAGGCCTCCCCGATCATCGGCCTCGGCGTCTTCCTGCTGGGCTCGGTGCTGCTGGGTGTCCCGGCCCGGGGCGCAGCGCTGCCGCCGCTGAGGCCCGCGACGCTGGTCGTCAGTGCAGTAGGCATCGGCTTCAGCATCGCCCTGTGGTGCCTGACACGCTGGTCGCTTCACCTGCAGCGAGGCGATGTCGCGGCGGAGTTTGCCGCCTTCACCGGATTGGTCGAGGTGCTGCCGGCCGGTATCGGCCTGTTGGGATTCGGCCTGACCTACCTGTGGATCGTCAGCCTGGCCCTGATGGACATCCGTGCCGCCCAGACCCGGGCGCTGGCCAATAGCGAACAGCGGTTTCGCTCGCTGTTTACTCAGAACCCCGATGCGGTGCTGTCGATGGATCTGGACGGCATTCATCGCAGCGTCAATCCCGCGACACAGGCCATCATCGGTGTCGAAGCCAAGGCAATCCTTGGCCGCTCTCTGGAGCAGGTGCTGAGCCCCGAGGCAGTGAGTCGGCAGGATCTTGCATGGGTGGCGACAGCCTTCGAGGCGGCGAAGAGCGGGCAGGTCCAGCATTACGCGCTTGATTTTCGCCCGCTCGGGCAGGCGAACAAATGCCTCGATGTCCGACTGCTGCCGATCGTCATCGAAGGCAAGGTAGAGGGGGTCTACGGCATCATCAAGGACGTTACCCAGCATCAGCGCGATCTGGAGCGTTTGCATGTGCTCGAGCGCAGTCTCGAGGCCAGCAGCAATGGCGTGATCATCTTCGAGGCTACTCGGGGCGGTTACTCGGTCGTCTACGTCAATCCGGCCTTCACCCGTGTCACCGGCTATCCCGCCGAGGAGGTGCTGGGGCGCAGCAGCACCTTCCTCGAGGGCCCGGAGACCGACCCGCACCAGGCGGTCCAGATCCAGGCCGCATTGGACAGGGGGGAAGGCCTGACGATCGTCATTCGACACTACCGGCGCGACGGGCGTCCGTTCTGGAACCAGCTGTTCATCTCCCCGGTACATGACGAGCGGGGCCAGGTGACGCACTTTATCGGCATCATGGACGACATTACCGAGCGCAAGGACCAGGAAGCGCGGCTCGCTCACCATGCCAACCACGATGCCCTGACGGGGCTCGCCAACCGGGCGCTGCTCCACGATCGGCTGCAGCAAGGTCTGGCCCTGGCTCGTCGTCATGGCCAGGTGTTGGCGGTGCTGTTCATCGATCTCGACGAATTCAAGCCGATAAACGACTCTCTGGGCCATGCGATTGGCGATCAGCTGCTGATCAGCGTGACCCGCTGTCTGAGCCGCGGATTGCGCCCAAGCGATACCCTGGCCCGGCTGGGTGGCGACGAGTTCGTGCTGCTGCTACCGGATCTGCACGAGCCAAGCGAGGCCAGTCGGGTGGCCGAACGACTGTTGCGGGCGCTCGAGGCGCCGCACCGGGTGCGTGGTCATGAGCTCTATCTCTCGGCGAGCATCGGCATCTCCGTCTGCGACGACGCCGGCGAAGCTCAGGTCGGCCAGCTCATCCAGCAGGCCGACATGGCCATGTACGAGGCCAAGCAGCAGGGGCGCAACACCTATCATCGCTTCAGCGCCGATCTCGACAGCCGCCTCTCCCAGCGCGTCATTCTGCGCAATGAGCTGCAGGAGGCCATCACCCAGGGCCAATTGACGCTGCACTATCAGCCGCTTCTGGATGCCGCGGGCCGAGTCCATGGGCTCGAGGCGCTGGTGCGCTGGCAGCACCCCACCAAGGGCGCCATCTCTCCTGGGGATTTCATCTATCTGGCCGAGGAGACAGGGCAGATCGTTCCGCTCAGCCAGTGGGTGATGGGGCAGGTCTGCCGCGATGCCCTGGAGCTGCTGGCGCGGGGGCTGTTGCCGGGACGGGTGGCCGTCAACCTGTCGACGCTGGAGTTTCACCGCGCCGATTTCCTGGCCGGTCTCAGGGCGACCCTCGAGGCCAGCGGGCTCTCTCCCGCGTATCTGGAGCTGGAGCTGACCGAGAACATGCTGATGCGCGACACCGAGGCCGCCAGCGAGCTGATGCATGCCCTGCACGAGCTCGGCGTGAGCACCGCGATCGACGACTTCGGCACCGGCTTCTCGAGCCTGAGCCACCTGCGCTACCTGCCCATGGACAAGATCAAGATCGATCGCAGCTTCATCTGCGACGTGACCGACAACACCAGGGATGCCGCGGTCTGCCAGAGCGTGATCACCCTGGCCAAGGAACTGGAGCTCAGGGTGGTCGCCGAAGGCATCGAGACCACCGCCCAGCACGACTACCTGGCGCGCCATGGCTGCGAGCTCTTCCAGGGCTACCTGCTGGCCAGGCCCATGCCCCTGGGACGGCTGATCCCCTGGCTGAGCGAGCGCCGGGTGCCTGCCTGA
- a CDS encoding ribonucleotide-diphosphate reductase subunit beta, whose product MLNWDEFHEDTIDDNSAVAEQPTEAKSAPAPKPGTDAPAPDAVAESAGQYQAVEQDRLARAQQSLEELDVAAGLEELEMGAKRIEVDQKRMINARADLNQLVPFKYEWAWQKYLDGSANHWMPQEVNMNADIALWKSADGLTADERRIVERSLGYFSTADSLVANNLVLAVYRLITNPECRQYLLRQAFEEAIHTHAYQYCVESLGMDEGEVFNMYREVPSVAAKSAWSLKHTQSLSRPDFQTGTPETDQELLRNLIAFYCVTEGIFFYCGFSQILSMGRRNKMTGVAEQFQYILRDESMHLNFGVDMINQIKIENPHLWTPEFQDEVTQMILEGTELEIAYARDTMPRGVLGMNAAIMEEYLHFICNRRLAQIGLKEQFPGAKNPFPWMSEIIDLRKEKNFFETRVTEYQVGGALSWD is encoded by the coding sequence ATGCTGAACTGGGACGAATTTCACGAAGACACGATTGACGACAATAGCGCAGTCGCCGAGCAGCCCACCGAGGCCAAGTCGGCACCGGCGCCCAAGCCCGGCACGGACGCCCCCGCGCCTGACGCGGTCGCGGAAAGCGCCGGCCAGTATCAGGCCGTCGAACAGGATCGCCTGGCCCGCGCCCAGCAGTCCCTCGAGGAGCTCGACGTGGCCGCCGGCCTCGAGGAACTCGAGATGGGCGCCAAGCGCATCGAGGTCGACCAGAAGCGCATGATCAATGCCCGCGCCGATCTCAACCAGTTGGTGCCCTTCAAGTACGAGTGGGCCTGGCAGAAGTACCTGGACGGCAGCGCCAACCACTGGATGCCCCAGGAAGTGAACATGAACGCCGACATCGCGCTGTGGAAGAGCGCGGATGGCCTGACCGCCGACGAGCGTCGCATCGTCGAGCGCAGCCTGGGCTACTTCTCCACCGCCGACTCCCTGGTCGCCAACAACCTGGTGCTGGCCGTCTACCGCCTGATCACCAACCCCGAGTGCCGCCAGTACCTGCTGCGCCAGGCCTTCGAGGAGGCGATCCACACCCACGCCTACCAGTACTGTGTGGAGTCGCTGGGCATGGACGAAGGCGAGGTCTTCAACATGTACCGCGAGGTGCCCTCGGTCGCCGCCAAGTCGGCCTGGAGCCTCAAGCACACCCAGTCCCTGTCGCGCCCGGACTTCCAGACCGGCACCCCGGAGACCGACCAGGAACTGCTGCGCAACCTGATCGCCTTCTACTGCGTGACCGAAGGCATCTTCTTCTACTGCGGCTTCAGCCAGATCCTGTCGATGGGCCGGCGCAACAAGATGACCGGCGTCGCCGAGCAGTTCCAGTACATCCTGCGCGACGAGTCCATGCACCTGAACTTCGGCGTGGACATGATCAACCAGATCAAGATCGAGAACCCGCACCTGTGGACGCCCGAGTTCCAGGACGAGGTGACTCAGATGATCCTCGAGGGCACCGAGCTCGAGATCGCCTACGCGCGGGACACCATGCCCCGCGGCGTGCTGGGCATGAACGCGGCGATCATGGAGGAGTACCTCCATTTCATCTGCAACCGTCGCCTGGCCCAGATCGGCCTCAAGGAGCAGTTCCCGGGCGCCAAGAACCCCTTCCCGTGGATGAGCGAGATCATCGACCTGCGCAAGGAGAAGAACTTCTTCGAGACCCGCGTGACCGAGTACCAGGTCGGCGGCGCGCTGAGCTGGGACTAA